In Labilibaculum sp. DW002, one DNA window encodes the following:
- the aspA gene encoding aspartate ammonia-lyase has translation MSTRTEHDLLGYKEVPSEAYYGIQTLRAVENFDICGVKLSAYPKYIKALAMVKWAASKANNELGLLNDDLNDAITKACEEIIDGKLINEFPVDMIQGGAGTSTNMNANEVIANRALEILGYEKGDYKKCHPNNHVNLSQSTNDAYPTGIKVGLMLKNEDLVIGLKSLVEGFRAKGEEFKDVIKMGRTQLQDAVPMTLGQEFEAWAVNLEEEILRLNENAKLFLEVNMGATAIGTGINSEPDYPEKCIKHLRDITKMDIVLAGNLIEATPDTGSYVMYSSAIKRLAIKLSKICNDLRLLSSGPRCGFNEINLPKMQPGSSIMPGKVNPVIPEVVNQIAYKVIGNDLTVTMAAEAGQLQLNVMEPVMVRSIFESMEMLKNGMATLKERCIDGITANEEHCKEMVLNSIGIVTAVNPTLGYEASSRIAKRALAENRSVYDLILEEGLLTKEKLDEILAPERMIKPQKFVEA, from the coding sequence ATGAGTACAAGAACTGAACACGATTTACTTGGTTACAAAGAAGTTCCATCTGAAGCATATTATGGAATTCAAACTTTAAGAGCAGTTGAAAATTTTGATATTTGCGGTGTTAAACTTAGCGCATATCCAAAATATATAAAGGCTCTTGCTATGGTTAAGTGGGCAGCTTCAAAAGCTAATAACGAGTTAGGTTTATTGAATGATGATCTTAATGATGCTATTACAAAGGCTTGTGAAGAAATTATCGATGGAAAATTGATCAATGAATTTCCGGTTGATATGATTCAAGGTGGTGCTGGTACTTCTACCAACATGAATGCTAATGAGGTTATTGCAAATCGTGCCTTAGAAATTCTAGGATACGAAAAAGGTGATTACAAGAAGTGTCATCCAAATAATCACGTTAACCTTTCTCAATCGACTAACGATGCATACCCAACTGGTATTAAAGTTGGTTTAATGCTTAAGAATGAAGATTTGGTGATTGGATTAAAAAGCTTAGTTGAAGGATTTCGTGCAAAAGGGGAAGAATTCAAGGATGTAATTAAAATGGGAAGAACGCAGCTTCAAGATGCTGTACCAATGACTTTAGGGCAAGAGTTTGAAGCATGGGCTGTTAACCTCGAAGAAGAAATCTTACGCTTAAATGAGAATGCTAAGTTGTTCTTAGAAGTTAATATGGGTGCTACAGCTATTGGAACAGGTATCAACTCTGAACCTGATTATCCTGAAAAATGTATTAAACACCTGCGTGATATCACAAAAATGGATATCGTATTGGCTGGTAACCTTATCGAGGCGACTCCGGATACAGGTTCATATGTGATGTACTCATCAGCAATCAAGCGTTTGGCTATCAAACTTTCTAAGATTTGTAACGATTTACGTTTACTTTCTTCCGGACCGCGTTGTGGATTTAATGAGATTAACCTACCTAAAATGCAGCCAGGTTCTTCTATTATGCCAGGAAAAGTAAATCCGGTTATTCCAGAGGTGGTAAACCAAATTGCTTATAAAGTAATAGGTAACGATTTGACTGTAACAATGGCTGCTGAAGCTGGTCAACTACAATTGAACGTTATGGAGCCAGTTATGGTTCGTTCTATCTTCGAATCAATGGAGATGTTGAAGAATGGTATGGCTACTTTAAAAGAGCGTTGTATTGATGGAATTACGGCTAACGAAGAGCACTGTAAGGAAATGGTTCTAAACAGTATTGGAATTGTTACAGCAGTAAACCCAACTTTAGGTTACGAAGCATCATCGAGAATTGCTAAGCGTGCGCTAGCTGAGAACAGAAGTGTATATGATTTGATTCTTGAAGAAGGTTTATTGACTAAAGAAAAACTTGATGAGATTCTTGCTCCTGAGCGTATGATCAAACCACAGAAATTTGTTGAGGCTTAA
- a CDS encoding DUF4494 domain-containing protein → MMTNNWFECKVKYVKIDEVSGKEKKVSEPYLVDAVSFTEAEARIHKELEQMIGGEFNVTNISKSNVTELYPNENGDRWYKAKVSFVDVDEASGKEKKANNYMLTEANNVKQAYEFLEESLSTMIVPYEIHSITESPLMDVFPFFKDELNEEIPAHLKPLSEVEENSQDFE, encoded by the coding sequence ATGATGACAAATAATTGGTTCGAGTGTAAAGTTAAGTACGTTAAAATTGACGAAGTTTCAGGCAAAGAGAAAAAAGTTTCGGAGCCTTATTTAGTAGATGCAGTTTCCTTTACTGAAGCCGAGGCTAGAATTCATAAAGAGTTAGAGCAAATGATTGGTGGCGAATTTAATGTTACAAACATAAGCAAGTCTAACGTTACTGAACTTTATCCAAACGAAAATGGTGATCGTTGGTATAAAGCGAAGGTTTCTTTTGTAGATGTTGATGAGGCATCTGGTAAGGAGAAAAAAGCGAACAACTACATGCTAACTGAAGCAAATAATGTGAAGCAGGCATATGAGTTCTTAGAGGAATCTTTAAGCACTATGATTGTACCTTATGAAATTCACTCAATTACAGAAAGTCCATTAATGGATGTATTTCCATTCTTTAAGGATGAATTGAATGAAGAAATTCCTGCACACCTAAAACCGCTATCGGAAGTTGAAGAAAATTCTCAAGATTTTGAATAG
- a CDS encoding START-like domain-containing protein — protein MKQFELEYVLRASQKVIFDRLSSASGLSEWFADDVNQKDKVYTFMWDGSEQQAELLTKKDNRLVRFHWLDSDMEESFFEFKIEIDALTNDLSLIITDFAYEDEIDESIELWDTQIAELKHVLGI, from the coding sequence ATGAAACAATTTGAACTAGAATATGTGCTTCGTGCTTCCCAGAAAGTTATTTTCGATCGATTAAGCAGCGCAAGTGGTTTGTCCGAATGGTTTGCCGATGATGTAAACCAAAAAGATAAAGTTTATACATTCATGTGGGATGGATCCGAACAACAAGCTGAATTGTTAACTAAAAAAGACAATAGACTTGTTCGTTTTCATTGGTTAGATAGCGATATGGAAGAAAGCTTTTTTGAGTTTAAAATCGAAATTGATGCCTTAACAAATGACCTGTCGTTGATCATTACAGACTTTGCCTACGAAGATGAAATTGATGAAAGCATTGAACTTTGGGATACCCAAATTGCTGAGTTAAAACATGTTTTAGGGATTTAA
- a CDS encoding LptF/LptG family permease: MKRLHSFILKSFLGPLTFTFFICMFVLLMQFLWRYIDEFVGKGLEWTVIAEFLFYVSATLVPMALPLAILLASIMTFGTMGENYELTAMKAAGISLQRIMKPLTILIILISLGAFYFSNNVMPIASLKTTNLLYDIKKQNPELILKEGIFTNDLPKFSVKVGNINKDNGMMYDLLIYDHRENRGNTNVTVADSGTMVTSADKLTMNLTLYSGNIYKDIKTKNRKKNKNHPSQRIKYKIFKQNISLPGTDLKRGNEDRFKNSYRMLNLGQLVGTEDSLTNKLIKEKESLSKNLITRHYFQKEPKRILKDTLQAHLVTEQTLDADSLFNSMSSPNKQITINSALNKGRKARENISRKNGELEGQIKWIRKFTNEWHRKFTLPFACFIFFFIGAPLGAIIRKGGLGMPVIISVLFFIAYYIISMTAERFSKELVLTPFWGMWLSSIIILPLGIILTYKATTDSSVFNIENYIDFFKKINPLKFLKKKNA; this comes from the coding sequence ATGAAAAGATTACATTCATTTATATTAAAAAGTTTTTTAGGGCCTTTAACGTTCACATTCTTTATTTGCATGTTTGTGTTACTCATGCAATTTTTATGGCGCTATATTGACGAATTTGTTGGTAAAGGTCTGGAATGGACTGTAATCGCAGAATTTCTTTTCTACGTTTCTGCAACTTTGGTTCCTATGGCTTTACCCTTGGCTATTCTCTTGGCATCTATCATGACCTTTGGTACTATGGGAGAAAACTATGAGCTAACAGCAATGAAAGCTGCTGGTATTTCTCTACAAAGAATAATGAAACCACTAACCATTCTGATCATTTTGATTAGTTTGGGTGCTTTTTATTTTTCTAATAATGTAATGCCAATTGCCTCTTTAAAGACCACCAACTTACTTTATGATATTAAAAAACAGAATCCTGAATTAATTTTAAAAGAAGGAATCTTCACCAATGATTTGCCAAAATTTAGTGTTAAGGTTGGTAACATCAATAAGGATAATGGAATGATGTATGACCTTCTAATTTACGATCACCGTGAAAATAGAGGAAATACAAATGTAACCGTTGCCGATTCAGGAACAATGGTCACTTCTGCCGACAAACTAACAATGAATTTAACGCTGTATAGCGGTAATATTTACAAGGATATTAAAACAAAGAACCGTAAAAAGAATAAAAATCATCCCTCTCAAAGAATTAAATACAAAATTTTCAAACAAAATATTTCTCTTCCAGGTACTGATCTAAAAAGAGGAAATGAAGATCGCTTTAAGAATAGTTATCGAATGCTTAACCTAGGTCAATTGGTGGGGACAGAAGATTCACTAACAAATAAGCTAATCAAAGAAAAAGAGTCTTTATCGAAAAATTTAATTACCAGACATTATTTTCAGAAAGAGCCAAAGAGGATATTAAAAGACACTCTTCAAGCTCACTTAGTAACGGAACAAACTCTAGACGCCGACTCACTTTTCAATAGTATGTCATCGCCTAATAAACAAATAACCATAAACTCTGCCCTTAACAAAGGAAGAAAAGCTAGAGAAAATATTTCCCGAAAAAATGGAGAATTAGAAGGTCAAATAAAATGGATTCGAAAATTCACAAACGAATGGCATCGAAAATTCACTCTTCCTTTTGCATGTTTTATCTTTTTCTTTATCGGTGCTCCTCTGGGTGCAATTATCCGTAAAGGAGGTTTAGGAATGCCAGTAATTATTTCAGTATTGTTCTTTATTGCCTACTACATTATCTCAATGACTGCAGAGCGATTTTCAAAAGAACTTGTACTTACACCATTCTGGGGAATGTGGTTGTCTTCAATAATTATTTTGCCCTTAGGTATTATTTTAACTTATAAAGCAACTACTGACTCTTCTGTTTTCAATATTGAAAATTATATTGATTTCTTTAAAAAGATTAACCCTCTGAAATTCTTAAAAAAGAAAAATGCCTAA
- a CDS encoding nuclear transport factor 2 family protein, with protein sequence MPNQFRLLGFLFILMISSCNTIEPPKEKEVAEFITNWHKAAADANINSYFGMMSEDAIYIGTDASERWTKKEFFQFCEPHFAKGKAWDFKAFDRKIYFSEDGKTAWFNELLNTWMGVCRASGVIRNENNTLLITHYHLSVTIKNEKVKEFLQINQN encoded by the coding sequence ATGCCTAATCAATTTCGATTACTCGGATTTCTTTTCATTTTAATGATAAGTTCGTGCAATACTATCGAGCCACCCAAAGAAAAAGAAGTTGCTGAATTTATTACTAATTGGCACAAAGCTGCAGCCGACGCAAACATCAATTCCTATTTTGGAATGATGAGTGAAGATGCTATTTATATTGGTACTGATGCAAGCGAAAGATGGACAAAAAAAGAATTTTTCCAATTTTGCGAACCTCATTTCGCAAAAGGAAAAGCTTGGGATTTTAAGGCTTTCGATAGAAAAATCTATTTCTCTGAGGATGGAAAAACAGCATGGTTCAATGAATTATTAAATACCTGGATGGGTGTTTGCAGAGCTTCAGGTGTTATCCGTAATGAAAACAACACACTCCTAATAACTCACTATCACCTATCGGTAACGATTAAAAACGAAAAGGTTAAAGAATTTCTTCAAATTAATCAAAATTAA
- a CDS encoding DUF5522 domain-containing protein — translation MFDDLKPDIDYYMSPDGYRILTHKYLSERGYCCGNGCKHCPYFPKHTKGNRTLKE, via the coding sequence ATGTTCGACGATTTAAAACCAGATATCGATTATTATATGAGCCCCGACGGTTATCGCATATTAACTCATAAATATTTAAGTGAAAGAGGTTATTGTTGTGGAAATGGGTGTAAACATTGCCCTTATTTTCCAAAACACACCAAAGGTAATCGAACTTTAAAAGAATAA
- the fmt gene encoding methionyl-tRNA formyltransferase, with product MNQNSLRIVYMGTPEFAVAPLDALIEAGFNIVGVVTNPDKPAGRGQKIQESAVKKYALEKGLTILQPEKFRNEAFLAELKALNADLQVVVAFKMLPELVWNMPKYGTLNLHASLLPHYRGAAPINWAIMNGDKESGVSTFLLQHAIDTGNILFQEKISIGDNDNVEVIHDELMNVGSQLVVKTVKAIEAGDYPQIPQESLSAQELKSAPKIFKEDCKIDWTKDINSIHNLIRGLSPYPASWTELLPKEEGKAIGLKVFGTEKEIVKHSETVGTISTDGKNYLKVAVDGGFISIKMLQQAGKKRMKVEDFLRGFQQINNYHL from the coding sequence ATGAATCAAAATAGCTTACGAATTGTTTACATGGGGACACCGGAATTTGCTGTAGCTCCTCTTGATGCTTTAATTGAAGCAGGTTTCAATATTGTCGGAGTTGTTACAAATCCGGACAAGCCTGCTGGTCGTGGTCAAAAGATTCAGGAATCAGCGGTTAAAAAATATGCCCTTGAAAAAGGTTTAACTATTCTTCAACCTGAGAAATTCAGAAATGAAGCTTTCTTGGCTGAACTAAAAGCTTTGAATGCTGACTTACAAGTCGTAGTTGCTTTTAAAATGTTACCTGAATTAGTTTGGAATATGCCAAAATATGGAACTCTAAACCTGCATGCCTCTCTCCTTCCACATTATCGTGGTGCTGCACCTATCAATTGGGCAATCATGAATGGAGATAAAGAATCAGGCGTTTCAACCTTCCTACTTCAACATGCTATCGACACTGGAAATATATTATTTCAGGAAAAGATTTCAATTGGAGATAATGATAACGTAGAAGTTATTCATGACGAACTGATGAATGTAGGTTCACAGTTAGTCGTAAAAACGGTTAAAGCAATTGAGGCTGGTGATTACCCACAAATACCTCAAGAAAGTTTATCTGCTCAGGAATTAAAATCAGCTCCAAAAATCTTTAAGGAAGATTGCAAAATCGATTGGACAAAAGATATTAACTCAATTCACAATCTAATTAGAGGATTGAGTCCTTACCCTGCTTCATGGACAGAACTACTTCCTAAGGAAGAAGGTAAAGCAATTGGGCTAAAAGTATTTGGCACCGAAAAAGAAATTGTTAAACATTCCGAAACTGTTGGAACTATATCTACCGACGGAAAAAACTATTTAAAAGTCGCTGTTGATGGAGGCTTTATTTCCATTAAAATGCTTCAACAAGCTGGAAAAAAACGGATGAAAGTAGAAGATTTCCTCCGGGGATTTCAACAAATAAACAATTACCATTTATAA
- a CDS encoding AMP-dependent synthetase/ligase — protein sequence MVKRIFDLLDNYRECFPDKIDAFAKKEGEQWITYSSEQYLTYSNFISYALLENGLKKNDCVISISNNRPEWNFLDMGLAQIGAVHVPLYPTINAKSYDYIIQHCQPVAIFVSDQILYEKIEPLLADHPSVKLVYSFEKIKAVAHWTRLLEAGEKAEANLKSELTAIKESIQPDDLATIIYTSGTTGNPKGVMLSHNNFMSNVLASAARLSLDSSHKTLSFLPINHVYERMVNYQYQYKGVSIYYAESMDTIGDNLRELKPHGFATVPRLLEKVYDKIMAKGKSLPFIKKSIFLWAVKLGSKYELNRANGSWYEFKLKIARKLIFSKWQEALGGNIMFMCSGGAALQVRLERLFWAAGIPVQEGYGLTETSPIIAANQNAYPDVKFGTVGPVLKGVEVKIADDGEILARGPNIMLGYYKNPELTKQVIDEDGWFHTGDIGCWEEDRFLKITDRKKEIFKTSGGIYIAPQVIENRLKESPFIDQNIVIGEFKRFPSVIISPDFEFLKEYCKRKKIPFESPEDVIFNQKIQVRIWKEVQKMNVNLDRPKKIKSFRLVADVWTPESGELSPTLKLKRKVLKNKYQLLIEEIYS from the coding sequence ATGGTAAAGCGAATTTTTGATCTACTAGATAACTACAGAGAATGTTTTCCTGACAAAATAGATGCTTTTGCAAAAAAAGAGGGTGAACAATGGATTACCTATTCTTCAGAGCAATATTTGACTTATTCTAATTTTATAAGTTATGCATTGCTGGAAAATGGTTTAAAAAAGAATGACTGTGTAATAAGCATTTCTAACAATCGACCAGAATGGAACTTTCTTGACATGGGCTTAGCTCAAATCGGCGCTGTACATGTTCCATTGTACCCAACAATTAACGCCAAAAGTTACGATTACATTATTCAGCATTGCCAACCAGTTGCAATATTTGTTTCGGACCAAATACTATACGAAAAAATTGAACCCCTTTTAGCGGATCATCCATCTGTAAAGTTGGTTTATTCATTCGAAAAAATTAAAGCCGTTGCTCATTGGACCAGACTACTTGAAGCTGGAGAAAAGGCAGAAGCAAATTTAAAAAGCGAGTTAACTGCAATAAAAGAGAGTATTCAGCCAGATGATTTGGCTACAATAATATACACTTCCGGTACAACTGGTAATCCGAAAGGCGTAATGCTTTCTCATAATAATTTCATGAGTAATGTATTGGCTTCCGCTGCTCGATTGTCACTTGATTCATCTCACAAAACCTTAAGTTTCCTACCCATCAATCATGTTTATGAGCGAATGGTTAATTATCAATACCAATACAAAGGAGTTAGCATCTATTACGCCGAAAGCATGGATACAATAGGTGATAATTTACGAGAATTGAAACCTCATGGATTTGCAACGGTACCACGTTTGCTAGAAAAAGTTTACGACAAAATTATGGCAAAAGGAAAGAGCTTACCTTTTATAAAAAAATCGATTTTTTTATGGGCTGTAAAACTGGGATCAAAATATGAATTGAACCGCGCCAATGGCAGTTGGTATGAATTCAAATTAAAAATTGCGCGAAAACTAATCTTCAGCAAATGGCAGGAAGCTTTGGGTGGTAATATCATGTTCATGTGTTCGGGTGGAGCCGCATTACAGGTGCGCTTAGAACGTTTATTTTGGGCTGCAGGCATTCCTGTTCAAGAAGGATATGGCCTAACCGAAACCTCTCCTATTATTGCTGCCAATCAAAATGCTTACCCAGATGTAAAATTTGGAACCGTGGGACCCGTTTTAAAAGGTGTCGAGGTAAAAATTGCTGATGATGGTGAAATATTGGCGCGTGGACCAAATATCATGTTGGGCTACTATAAAAATCCAGAACTAACCAAACAAGTAATTGATGAAGACGGTTGGTTCCATACAGGAGATATTGGTTGCTGGGAAGAGGATCGTTTTTTAAAAATTACTGATCGAAAGAAAGAAATTTTCAAGACTTCAGGTGGAATTTACATTGCCCCTCAGGTAATTGAAAACCGATTAAAAGAATCTCCTTTTATCGATCAAAACATTGTTATTGGTGAATTTAAAAGATTCCCATCGGTAATCATCTCTCCTGATTTTGAGTTCTTAAAGGAATATTGTAAACGAAAAAAGATCCCATTTGAGAGTCCTGAAGATGTCATTTTCAACCAAAAAATTCAGGTTCGAATTTGGAAAGAGGTTCAAAAAATGAATGTAAATCTCGATCGACCTAAGAAAATCAAAAGCTTCCGATTGGTTGCTGATGTTTGGACTCCAGAATCAGGAGAACTCTCGCCTACTTTAAAATTGAAACGAAAAGTTTTAAAAAATAAATATCAATTACTGATTGAAGAAATTTATTCCTGA
- a CDS encoding 3-hydroxyacyl-CoA dehydrogenase/enoyl-CoA hydratase family protein has translation MHRKIRKVAVLGAGVMGAQIACHFANIGMEVLLLDMPPKELSAEEDKAGYSLEHPRVRNRIVNQLFSRIVKNKPDPLYLKSFAKRISLGNFEDDLIKIKDCDWVIEVIVENLKIKQSLYSRIEEYRKPGSLITTNTSGIPIGMLLDSRSEDFKQSFCGTHFFNPPRYLKLLEIIPSTYTSEEVIAFLKEFGERHLGKSVVICKDTPAFIANRIGVYSMMSVFHLLKEFDLSVEEIDKLTGPIIGRPKSATFRTCDVVGLDTLVFVAQNLQKALVNDESKEIFAVPDFIQKLLENQWLGAKTGQGFYKKIKNEEGKSEILSLNLSNFEYQAKQKIKFAEFEAAKAIPHLNKRFKLLLKGEGKINQFYRKLFLGLFAYVSNRIPEISDEIYKIDDAICTGFAWEMGPFEIWDTLGLKKSIPMMEELGYKPADWVYKMAEKDQKFYQLKEGNKQFYEINSQEYITIPGTEELVILNNLRPSHSIWSNEGCSILNLGDGIINLEFHTKMNTIGSEIIQGINKAIELTEESYRALIISNEGDNFSAGANIGLVFMLAIEQEYEELDMVVRTFQNTMLKLKYASFPVIAAPHNMALGGGCEISMHCDKVIAHAETYMGLVELGVGVIPAGGGSKEFAYRLSQEIAHDDIRTNRFREKFLSIGQAKVSTSGYEAFELGYLRKDVDEVIVSRKHQLLYAKKAALLMTEKGYTPPLPTKDIRVLGAEGLALVYSGADGMEVGNYISEYDKYLSIELGKVLSGGELSEPAEVSENYLLNLERIAFVKLCQQKKTLERMQSLLQKGKILRN, from the coding sequence ATGCATCGTAAAATAAGGAAAGTTGCCGTTTTGGGAGCCGGAGTAATGGGTGCCCAAATTGCATGTCATTTTGCCAACATTGGTATGGAAGTTCTATTGCTAGATATGCCTCCCAAGGAACTAAGTGCAGAAGAAGATAAAGCTGGATATTCATTAGAACACCCAAGGGTTCGAAATCGAATCGTTAACCAATTATTTAGTCGGATAGTAAAGAATAAACCAGATCCACTGTATCTAAAGAGTTTCGCAAAAAGAATTAGCCTGGGTAATTTTGAAGATGACCTTATCAAAATTAAAGATTGCGATTGGGTAATTGAGGTAATCGTTGAAAATTTAAAAATCAAACAAAGCCTATATTCTAGAATTGAAGAGTACAGAAAACCTGGTTCTTTAATTACAACAAACACATCAGGTATACCAATAGGAATGTTACTGGATAGTAGATCTGAAGATTTCAAACAATCATTTTGTGGAACCCACTTTTTTAATCCGCCAAGGTATTTGAAATTGTTGGAGATCATTCCTTCTACTTATACTTCTGAGGAAGTGATTGCTTTTCTAAAAGAATTTGGTGAAAGGCACTTAGGGAAATCGGTTGTGATTTGTAAAGATACACCTGCCTTTATCGCCAATCGTATTGGTGTGTATTCCATGATGTCGGTATTTCATTTACTAAAAGAATTTGATCTTTCGGTTGAGGAAATAGACAAGCTAACCGGACCAATTATCGGCCGTCCTAAATCTGCAACTTTTCGCACCTGCGATGTAGTTGGGTTAGATACGCTTGTTTTTGTTGCTCAAAACCTTCAAAAAGCTCTCGTTAATGACGAATCGAAAGAGATTTTTGCGGTACCTGATTTTATTCAAAAACTATTAGAAAACCAATGGTTAGGAGCCAAAACGGGACAAGGATTTTACAAAAAAATCAAAAATGAGGAAGGAAAAAGTGAAATTCTAAGCTTAAATCTTTCCAATTTTGAATATCAAGCGAAGCAAAAAATAAAATTTGCTGAATTTGAAGCTGCTAAAGCGATTCCTCATCTTAATAAGCGTTTCAAACTCTTGTTAAAAGGAGAAGGAAAAATAAATCAATTCTACCGCAAATTATTTTTAGGATTGTTCGCCTATGTTTCGAATCGAATTCCTGAAATATCAGATGAAATATATAAGATTGATGATGCCATTTGTACTGGGTTTGCCTGGGAAATGGGACCTTTCGAAATTTGGGATACTTTGGGTTTGAAAAAATCCATTCCAATGATGGAAGAACTAGGTTACAAACCGGCTGATTGGGTCTACAAAATGGCTGAAAAAGATCAGAAATTCTATCAGTTAAAAGAAGGAAACAAACAATTCTATGAGATTAACTCTCAAGAATACATTACCATTCCTGGAACAGAAGAATTGGTAATTCTCAACAATCTTAGACCATCGCACAGCATATGGAGTAACGAAGGTTGTAGTATTCTCAATCTGGGAGATGGAATAATCAACTTAGAATTCCATACTAAAATGAATACCATTGGTAGTGAAATTATTCAGGGTATCAACAAAGCTATTGAGTTAACAGAGGAAAGTTATAGAGCTCTCATTATTTCTAACGAAGGAGATAATTTTTCTGCAGGAGCTAATATTGGTTTAGTTTTCATGCTCGCTATAGAACAAGAATATGAAGAACTTGACATGGTCGTTCGCACATTCCAAAACACCATGCTCAAATTAAAATATGCTTCATTCCCGGTAATAGCAGCACCACATAATATGGCACTTGGCGGTGGTTGCGAAATAAGTATGCATTGTGATAAAGTAATTGCTCATGCTGAAACCTATATGGGATTAGTTGAGTTGGGAGTAGGCGTTATTCCTGCTGGTGGTGGATCTAAAGAATTTGCTTATCGCCTTTCGCAAGAAATTGCACATGATGACATTCGAACCAACCGTTTTCGCGAAAAATTCTTAAGCATAGGACAAGCAAAGGTATCCACATCGGGCTATGAAGCCTTCGAACTGGGTTACTTACGCAAAGATGTTGATGAAGTAATTGTAAGTAGAAAACATCAATTGCTCTATGCTAAAAAAGCAGCTTTGCTAATGACCGAAAAAGGCTACACGCCTCCTCTACCAACAAAAGACATTCGTGTATTGGGAGCAGAAGGATTGGCCTTAGTCTATTCCGGAGCAGATGGAATGGAAGTTGGAAACTACATTTCGGAGTACGACAAATACCTCTCAATTGAATTGGGAAAAGTACTTAGTGGTGGAGAATTAAGCGAACCTGCAGAAGTTTCGGAGAACTATCTATTGAATTTGGAACGAATTGCATTTGTAAAATTATGTCAGCAGAAAAAAACCCTAGAACGGATGCAAAGTCTGCTTCAAAAGGGGAAAATTCTTCGTAATTGA
- a CDS encoding acetyl-CoA C-acyltransferase, whose product MNAYIVAAYRSAVGKAKKGKLRFIRPDDMAAQVVQHIMKEIPNLDPTMVDDVIVGNATPEAEQGLNVGRMIALMGLDNIQVPGMTVNRYCSSGLETIAIAASKIEAGLADCIFAGGVEMMSMIPMGGWRVVPNLDIAKSNPDWYWNMGITAEALRKEYNISREDQDEFSFHSHRKALEALAQNRFTDEIVPIKVMETFVNGNDKAESREHLISKDEGPRLGTTEEALSKLRPVFAQGGSVTAGNSSQTSDGAAFVLVVSEKMLKELNVEPLARFVNYAVAGVEPKHMGIGPVAAIPKVLKRSGLNMNQIEQLELNEAFAVQALAVMRELNINPDMTNMNGGAIALGHPLGCTGAKLSVQLIHEMKKQNQKYGMVSMCVGSGQGAAGIFELMSND is encoded by the coding sequence ATGAACGCATATATAGTAGCAGCCTACCGAAGTGCTGTAGGCAAAGCAAAAAAAGGCAAACTGAGGTTTATTCGTCCAGATGATATGGCAGCTCAAGTAGTTCAGCATATCATGAAAGAGATTCCAAATTTGGATCCAACAATGGTGGATGATGTGATTGTGGGGAATGCAACTCCTGAAGCAGAACAAGGCCTTAATGTTGGGCGAATGATCGCTTTAATGGGGCTCGATAATATTCAAGTTCCTGGAATGACTGTGAACAGATATTGTTCCTCTGGATTAGAGACCATAGCCATTGCCGCATCTAAAATTGAAGCTGGATTGGCTGATTGCATATTCGCTGGAGGTGTTGAAATGATGTCTATGATTCCTATGGGAGGTTGGCGAGTTGTGCCAAATCTTGATATAGCGAAATCAAACCCAGATTGGTATTGGAATATGGGAATTACTGCCGAGGCTTTGCGTAAGGAATATAATATTTCACGTGAAGATCAGGATGAATTCTCCTTTCATTCACACCGAAAAGCTCTCGAAGCATTGGCACAAAATCGCTTTACGGATGAAATTGTTCCCATAAAGGTGATGGAGACTTTTGTTAATGGAAATGATAAAGCTGAAAGTAGAGAACACCTAATTAGTAAAGATGAAGGTCCAAGATTGGGAACTACGGAAGAAGCCTTGAGCAAGTTAAGACCTGTTTTTGCACAAGGAGGTAGTGTCACGGCTGGGAATTCATCACAAACTTCAGATGGTGCTGCTTTTGTTTTAGTCGTATCAGAGAAAATGCTAAAAGAACTGAACGTAGAGCCTTTGGCTAGATTTGTGAATTATGCCGTAGCTGGTGTTGAGCCTAAACATATGGGAATTGGACCAGTTGCAGCCATTCCAAAAGTTTTAAAAAGATCAGGTCTAAATATGAATCAGATTGAGCAATTAGAATTGAATGAAGCTTTCGCTGTTCAAGCTCTTGCCGTAATGCGAGAATTGAATATCAATCCTGACATGACCAATATGAATGGTGGCGCCATTGCACTAGGCCATCCACTTGGCTGCACCGGAGCAAAATTAAGTGTTCAGCTGATTCATGAAATGAAAAAACAAAATCAAAAATACGGCATGGTGAGTATGTGCGTTGGTTCGGGACAAGGAGCTGCCGGCATATTCGAATTAATGAGCAATGATTAA